Sequence from the Microbacterium faecale genome:
GAGGTTCCGACCGAGCGGAAGAGCGCGTTGAGCCCGTTCGAGACGCCCGTCTCGTTGGCGGGGACGGATCGCATGATGATGATCGGCATCGCCGCGAACGAGAAGGCGATGCCGACGCCGATGAGGCAGTTCGCGATGACGATGTGCCAGACCTCGGACGACCAGAGCAGCACGAAGGCATAGGCGATGACGATCGCGATGGTGCCGAGCATGAACAGCACACGCGGCCCGAGCAGGCGCTCCAGACGACCCGACAGCGGAGCGAGGCTCATCATGATCAGGCCCGACGGCATGATGCACAGCGCCGCCTCCATCAGCGAGAGGCCGAACCCCACCCCGGTGTCGGCCGGCAGTTCGAGGAGCTGTGGGAACGAGATGTTGGATCCGAACAGCGCGAACCCCATGCCGATCGCCGCGACGTTGGTGATGAGGACGGCGGGGCGGGCGGCGACGCGCAGGTCGACGAGTGGTTCGTCGACGCGAAGCTGATACCAGCCCCACACGAGCAGGGCGATGACGCCCCCGGCCACGGAGCTGAGGGCCATCGGAGACAACCACCCCCAGTCGGCCCCCCGCGAGACGTAGAGCAGGAGCCCGGAGAGGCCGATCGCGAGGCCGACGGCGCCGACGACGTCGATCCGCCCCGGATACAGGATCGTGTCGATCGGCACGACGATCCAGACCGCCACGAAGCCGATGACGCCGAGCGCGAGCGACATCCAGAACAGCATGTGCCAGTCGTAGTTCTCGGCGACGAAGGCGGACATGGGCAGGCCGACCGCGCCGCCGACGCCCATCGTGGCGCTCATAAACGCGATCGCCGTGCTGAGCCGGGCGGGAGGGAGGACGTCCCGCATGACGGCGATGCCGAGCGGGATGACACCGGAGGCGATCCCTTGCAGACCGCGGCCGATGATGATGCCGATGATCGACTGCGACAGGGCCGCGATGAGCGACCCGAGGATGAGCGCGCACAGCAGGATGAGAATCACGCGCCGCTTGCCGAACATGTCGCCCAGACGCCCGGAGATGGGGGTGGCGACGGCGGCGACGAGGAGCGTGATCGTGACGACCCATGTGGTGTCTTCGCGTGACGCGTTCAGCAGGTGCGGCAGTTCGGCCTGCAACGGCACGACGAGCGTGTACATGAACGCGGAGCTCAGACCATTGAAGGCGAGCGCGGCGACGATCGCCCACCCGGGTGCGCGACGGGTGAGCCGCTTGCGGGAACTCTCACCGTCGTCGTTCACCATCTGAGCCTATCGAACGCGGCGGAGCGGGCGTCCATTCCGTGCGCGGTACATAACGCGAGATCGCCGTCATACTCGGTCTCGACCCTGTTGCTGCGACGGGCGTCTCGCGTACCGTGGCGCCATGACGATCGCCGACGACTGGATCCCGCACCGCCGCGCCTCCGATCGCGAACTCGTGGGGTGGATCCGCCCCGTCGGCGACGTCTGGCAGGCGATGTCGTTGTTCGCGCAGCCCATCACGGATCCGGTCGACTGGGACGTCGCCGAGGACGCGCTCGAGAACGCGAGCCTCGCGTGGATGGCCGAGCCGTGGATCCTCGTACGCGACGGACAGCCGATTCGCGTGCGTCTGACCGAGTTCCGCCCGGACATCGACGGATCCCCGGGAAGAGTCGTCGTGAAGACCGACGACTTCGGCGCGATCGACGTTCCGTACGAGCTGATCGCGTTGCCATGGCCGCCGCCCGCTGAGCTGCGGCCGCTGACCGAGGCGGATCGCGTGGCGCCCTGGCGATAATGCCTTAGCTAGGCTAGACTAGAAAACATGCCGGCGACGGAGGCGACCACGCAGGTCAACATGCACGAGGCGAAAACGCAGCTCTCGGCGCTCGTCGAACGTGTGCTCCAGGGCGAGACCGTGACGATCGCGCGCGCCGGAACGCCTGTCGTTGACCTCGTTGTGCATCGTCCGAAGAAGGTGATCTTCGGGCTCGGCAAAGGGGAGTTCGAGTTCGATCAGGA
This genomic interval carries:
- a CDS encoding type II toxin-antitoxin system Phd/YefM family antitoxin, which translates into the protein MPATEATTQVNMHEAKTQLSALVERVLQGETVTIARAGTPVVDLVVHRPKKVIFGLGKGEFEFDQEAFEAADEEIRQLFDIDNGRDDEL
- a CDS encoding MFS transporter, giving the protein MNDDGESSRKRLTRRAPGWAIVAALAFNGLSSAFMYTLVVPLQAELPHLLNASREDTTWVVTITLLVAAVATPISGRLGDMFGKRRVILILLCALILGSLIAALSQSIIGIIIGRGLQGIASGVIPLGIAVMRDVLPPARLSTAIAFMSATMGVGGAVGLPMSAFVAENYDWHMLFWMSLALGVIGFVAVWIVVPIDTILYPGRIDVVGAVGLAIGLSGLLLYVSRGADWGWLSPMALSSVAGGVIALLVWGWYQLRVDEPLVDLRVAARPAVLITNVAAIGMGFALFGSNISFPQLLELPADTGVGFGLSLMEAALCIMPSGLIMMSLAPLSGRLERLLGPRVLFMLGTIAIVIAYAFVLLWSSEVWHIVIANCLIGVGIAFSFAAMPIIIMRSVPANETGVSNGLNALFRSVGTSSAAAVMGGVLAAMSVPRNGVGVPTAAAFATCFWIAIAAALVALVLTFFIPRARADEEYTSMPRR